The region TCATTGACCGCTTTTTCAATATCATCGCCGGCAATATCGACCAGTACCTGGTGCTGCCGCTGCTCTATAAATTCGGCTGGATGCAGTGGGAAGAATTGTCCTTCGATTGGGCCCTGGTCTGCGTCTACGGCTTCTTCGCCGTCATCGCCACCTACGCCATCTGCTGGCCGCTGGAAGCTCTGTTCCCCATCGAAAAATGGGACGACCGTAAAGCGGTAGTCACCGACGCCATCTACACCGTCCTGAATCGTGTGGGCGTGCTGCCCATCGTCAGCTTCCTGCTGTTCTACGAGGTACAGGTGTGGGTGAACGGCTATATCGTCGATCTGGGCTACATCCCGCCCACGCTTGAAAGCATGGTGCCGTGGCTGATCGGCCATCCTGTCGTCACGTTCCTGGCCTATGCGCTGATCCTCGACTGCGCGGATTACTGGCGCCACCGCTTGTCGCACACATTCCGCGGCTGGTATGCCCTGCACGCCCTGCATCATGCCCAGCGGCAGATGAGCTTCTGGTCGGACGACCGCAACCATCTGCTCGACGATCTGGTGGCCGGCGTCTGGTTCGGCATCGTCGGACTGGCCATCGGCATTCCGCCCCTGCAGTTCCCGCTGCTGTTCCTGTTCATGCGTTTCGTGGAAAGCCTGAGCCACGCGAACATCAAAGTGTCCTTCGGGTGGCTGGGCGATCGCCTGCTGGTCTCGCCCCGCTTTCATCGGCTGCATCACGGCTTGCGTGCGGCCGGGCGCCGCTCCTGCAACTACGGCGCGGTTTTTCCGTTCTGGGATATGTTGTTCGGAACGGCGGACTTCTCCAAGGAGTACCCCGCCACCGGGGACAAGCGCGCGCCGGAAGCCATGGCCACCGGCGGCTACGTCGCGCAGCAGGTCAGCGGCTTGCGCTTCTTCCGTGACGAGCTGCGCGCGGGCCGCGCCAAGCGGGTCAAAGGCTGAGCGGCGTCACTCCACCTTCAGGTCGTTTTCCTTGACCAGCTTGGCGAACTTCTTCGTTTCCGCATCGATGCGTTGAGCGAATTCCGCCGGCGTCGCCGACATCGGCTCGGCCCCGGCGGCGTCCAGCTTCTGCCTGAAGTCAGCCGACGCCGTGATCCTGGAGATATCGGTGCTGAGCTTGTCCAATACGGGTTTGGGCGTCGCGGCCGGCGCGAACACGCCGAACCACGTGCCGATGTCGAAGCCGGGCAAGCCGGCTTCCGCCAGCGTCGGCACGTCGGGCAAGGCCTTGCTACGGGTTCCTGTCGTGACGGCCAGGGCGCGCAGCTTGCCCGCCTTGATCTGCGGCAATACGGTGGTCATCGTGTCGAAGGACATGGCCACCTGCCCGCCCATCAGGTCCGTGGTCAGGGGACCGCTGCCCTTGTAGGGGACATGCAGCAAGGGCGCGCCGGTCTGCGCCTGGAACTGCGTTCCGATCAGATGCTGCGCCGTGCCGAAGCCGTTGGAGCCATAGCTCAACCCGTTCGGCGTCTTCTTCGCCAGCGCGACCAGCTCCGCCACGGTCTTGGCCGGCGTATACGTGGGGTTGATCGTCAGGACGTTGGGCACCATCGCGATCGGCGCGATCGCCGCCAGATCCTTCTGGAAGTCATAGTTCAAGGACTTGTACACACTGGTGGCGATGGTGTGATGCACCGCGCCCATCAACAGCACATAGCCCTCGGGCTTGGATTTGGCGACGTAGTCGGCCCCTATCGTGGCGCCCGCGCCGGGTCGGTTTTCCACGATGACCGGCTGTCCCAAGGTACGGGACAGCTGATCGCCCAAGGCGCGCGCAAGCACGTCGGTCGTGCCCCCGGTCGGGAACGGCACCACCAGCGTGATCGCATGATCAGGCCAGTTATCGGCGGCGTACGCGGTCGCGCTTGCCGCCGTCGCCACAAACGCAAACACCATGGCCGCGGCGAGTGCGCGGCGCTTTCCCAAGGCAGTGATACCCATCGTTGTCTCCTCCGAAATTATTTTTATTCATGGCCCTTCGCGTGGAAGTTTCACGGACGGGCTCATGTTCGAGTCCAGGGCTCCAGCCCCCCCCCCCCCGCCGTCAAGCAGCCCGCGCCGCCTGATTGACGGACAAATGCTGGCAGACCGCCTTCGTTACATCGTCGGTGCCCGCCTTGCCGCCCAGGTCCCGCGTGTGCAGCGCGGGATTGGCCGTGACGGCCTCGATCGCGGCCATGACCCGCTTGGCCGCCGCGTCCTCGCCCAGGTGTTCCAGCAGCATCACCACCGACCAGAACGTCCCCACCGGATTGGCCCAGCCTTTGCCCATGATGTCGAACGCCGAGCCGTGGATAGGCTCGAACATGGACGGATAGCGGCGCTCGGGGTCGATATTGCCCGTCGGCGCGATGCCCAGGCTGCCGGCCAGCGCCGCCGCCAGGTCGCTAAGAATGTCGGCGTGCAGATTGGTGGCCACGATCGTATCCAGCGTGCGCGGGCGATTGACCATGCGCGCCGTGGCGGCGTCGACCAATTCCTTGTCCCAGGTGACGTCAGGAAACTCGCGGGCGACCTGCACGGCAACCTCGTCCCACATCACCATGGCGTGGCGTTGCGCATTGGACTTGGTGACGACCGTCAACAGCTTGCGCGGCCGCGATTGCGCCAGGCGGAAGGCAAAACGCAGGATGCGTTCGACGCCGACCCGCGTCATCATCGACACGTCGGTGGCCGCTTCGATGGGATGGCCTTGATGGACCCGGCCGCCGACGCCGGAATATTCGCCTTCGGAATTCTCCCGCACGATGACCCAGTCCAGGTCTTCCGGCGCGCACCGCTTCAGCGGACCATCGATGCCGGGCAGGATGCGCGTCGGGCGCACGTTGGCGTATTGATCGAAGCCCTGGCAGATTTTCAGGCGCAGGCCCCACAAGGTGATGTGATCGGGGATGTTCGCATCGCCGGCCGAGCCGAACAGGATGGCATCCTTGTCGCGCAGGGCGTCAAGGCCATCGGCGGGCATCATGGCGCCGTGCTTGCGGTAGTAATCGCCGCCCCAATCGAAGTCCTGGAATTCAAAGCGCAGGCCCCCCTGGGTCGCGGCCACGGCTTCCAGCAGGGTGCGTCCAGCAGGCACGACTTCCTTGCCAATGCCGTCGCCGGGGATGGTGGCGATCTTGTAAGTCTTCATTTTCTTCAGCTCCAGTATCGATATCCGGGCTGATTGTCCGACTCTCACGACGTTGATGAACGTCCTGAAAGTTGAATTCTCTTTAACTTAAAGTTAAAGATGAGGGAAAATAAAAAGCCAGGGCACTGGCCGCCCACTTTTCCCGACAGGAGTCACCATGAGCCAAACGGCCGGTTTACAGGCAGCGGACCTGGGCTTTTTCGTGGCGGTTGCCACCGCGGGCAGCCTGAGCGCCGCGGCGCGCGACCTGGGCGTGTCGACGGCCGCCGTCAGCAAACGGCTTGCGCTGCTGGAGACGCGCCTGGGCATTCCGCTGCTGGTGCGCACCACCCGTCGCATCAGCGCCACGCCGGAAGGCGACGTGCTGCTGGAGCGGGCCAAAACGATATTGGGTGAAATCGACGACCTGCAGCAGCTGCTCGGCCGCGCCAGGGATGAGCCCGGCGGCCTGCTGCGGGTGAACGCCACTTTGGGATTCGGGCGCATGCATGTGGCGCCGGTGATTTCCCAGTACGTGAAGCGCTACCCGGGCACGGAGGTGCAATTGCAGCTGTCCGCCGACCCGCCCTCCCTGGACGAGGACGCCTTCGATATCTGCGTGCGCTTCGGCGCGCCACCCGACGCGCGTTTCGTCGCCACCTACCTGGCGCCCAACCGCCGGCTTCTGTGCGCTTCCCCCAAATATCTGCGCGAGCATGGCACGCCGATGACGCCCAATGATCTGGCGCGGCACAACTGCATCGGTATCCGCCAGGGCAGCGACGCCTACGGCATGTGGCGCCTGGCGCCGCGCCGCCGCATCCGCGGCGCCAAGGCCGCGGCCACCAGCAAGCGCCAGGGGGAAGCGGTACGGGTGCGGGGCAATCTCACCACCAACGACGGCGAGATCGCGGTCAACTGGGCGCTGGACGGCCATGGCATCGTCATGCGGGCCGAATGGGACATCCAGCGCTACCTGGCCAGCGGCAGGCTGGTGCCCGTGCTGGAGCAGTACACGACGCCTGAGGCCGACATCTACGCCGTCTATCACCAGCGCCACCGCATGGTTTCCCGCATCCGCAGCTTCGTCGACTTCCTGGCGCAGCGCTTCGAGACGCTCTCGGAGCAAGCGCCGGCCAGGTAAGGACTGCTACGCCATCGTCATCAGGCTGGCGTTACCACCCGCCGCCGCCGTGTTCACGCTCAGCGAACGCTCGATGACCAGGCGCTCCAGCGGCACCGCGCAATCGCCGGATCGCAGGCTGATGATGCTGACGATGATGCCATCCCGTTGCGCCATGCGCGCCTGCAATTCGCGCAGGGACGCTTCATCCCCGTGATGCAGGACGGCGTCGAAGAACGCCCGTTCCACATCTTCGGACAGGACGATGGCGGCACGCGTGCTTTGCGGCAGCTTTTGGTAAAGCGCTTTGGTGGCCGGGTCGCGCGCGTCCCAGACCATGCGCCCGCCCGTTGCCAGCACGGCAGTCAGCTGGATGATGCGGTCCTTGTCATTGCCGGCGGCGCTCAGTACGGCCGTGCGCGGCATCACGCTATAGACGTTGCGCTCCCCCGTCGGCCCCGCCAGCACGAAGCTGCTGCCGCCGAAGAAAGGCATGGCCGCGCGCGACGGCGCCAGGCCCGGCTCCTGGCGCAACCAATCCGCAAGGTCCTTTGCCGCTTGCGAAGCCTGCTGCACCGCGTCCGGCACGTCCATGCCGAACGGACTGGCCAGCGCGGCATCGGGACGCGTGGCCAGCAGCCGGTACACGTACAGCGGACCGCCCGCCTTTGGGCCCGTGCCGGACAGGCCTTCGCCGCCGAAGGGCTGCACGCCCACCACCGCGCCCACCGTATTGCGGTTCACATAGAAATTGCCCACGTGCGACGACGCGACGACGCGCTCCACCGTTTCGTCGATGCGGGTATGCAGGCCCATGGTCAGGCCATAGCCCGTGTTGCGGATCTGCGCGAGCACGTCATCCAGCTGCTCGCGGCGATAACGGACCACGTGCAGCACGGGGCCGAACACTTCGCGCTTCAGTTCCGCCAGGTCGGGCAATTCGATCAGCGTGGGGGCCACGTAGGTACCCAGCGCTTCCGCATCCCGCTTGGCCGCAACGCCACCGAAGCACAATTGGTGCACCTTGCGGCCCTTGGCGCGCAGGGCTTCGATGTGGGCGTTGATGCCATCACGCGCCTCGGCATCGATGACCGGGCCCACGTCATTGGCGATCTCAACCGGATTGCCCAGCTTCAGCTCGGCCATGGCGCCCTTGAGCATGGTGATCAAGCGGTCGGCGCCGTCTTCCTGCACGAACAGCACACGCAGGGCCGAGCAGCGCTGCCCCGCGCTGTCGAAGGCGGAAATCAGGACGTCCTGCACCACCTGTTCGGTCAGGGCCGACGAGTCGACGACCATGGCGTTCTGGCCGCCGGTTTCCGCGATCAGCGGGATGGGCGTGCCTTGCGGGCTCAGGCGGCGGGCCAGCGTGCGCTGCAGGATGCGCGCCACTTCCGTCGACCCGGTGAACATGACACCTTGGACACGATCGTCGTCGGTCAGCTGCGCGCCGACGACGCTACCCGCGCCTGTCAACAGCTGGACGGCCTCACGGGGCACACCGGCATCCCACAGCAGCTGCACGGCCTGCGCGGCCACCAGCGGCGTCTGTTCGGCGGGCTTGGCCAGCACGGTATTGCCGGCGGCCAGCGCCGCCACCACCTGGCCCGTGAAAATGGCCAAGGGGAAATTCCAGGGGCTGATGCAGACCACCGGGCCCAGCGGACGATGGCTGTCGTTGTGGAAGCCCGCGCGTACCTGTGCCGCGTAGAAGCGCAGGAAATCCACGGCTTCGCGCACTTCAGCCACGGCATTGGCGTAGGTCTTGCCCGCTTCGCGCACCAGGGTGTTGATCAGCACCTGGATGTCCTTCTGCATGGCATCGGCCGCGCGCTCCAGCATCGCCGCGCGCTCGCCGGCCGGCACCGCGGCCCAAGTCGGGGCGTACTCGTGCGCAACTCGGATGGCCGCGTCCACCGTGGCCTTGTCCGCGCAGCGGACCGTACCGACCAGGTCGTCGTGCCGCGCGGGGTTGACGACATCCTGCGCCAGGGCGTCCGCCGCCCCGGCGGCCTGGATCGCGGCATCGGCCACCATCGGACCGGCGACGATCTTGCTGTGCGCGACGCCGCGCAGCACCTGCACCAGGCCGCCCAGCACCTGGTCGTTGGCCAGATCCAGCCCCTGCGAATTGGCGCGCCCGGCCCCATACAGCGCGGCGGGTGCGGGAATGCCGGCATGGCGCAAGCCCAGTTGACCGTCCTGCCTGGCCATGGCCTCGATCTGCGTGATCGGGTCGCTGACCAGCTCTTCCAGCGGGATGTCCTGGTCGGCCACGCGGTTCACGAAAGAGGTGTTCGCGCCATTTTCCAGCAGGCGGCGCACCAGGTAGGCCAGCAGGGTTTCATGCGTGCCCACCGGCGCGTAGATGCGGCAAGGCCGTCCCAGCTTGCCTTCCTTGACCGGACCGACGACCTGCTCATAGAGCGGCTCGCCCATGCCGTGCAGGCACTGGAACTCGTACTGACCCGTCCGATAGGCATCCGGCCCGGCCAACTCATAGATGGTCGCCAGCGACTGGGCGTTATGCGTGGCGAACTGCGGATAGATCTGTTCCGGCGCGGCCAGCAGCTTCTTGGCGCAGGCAATGTAGGACAGGTCCGTATACGGCTTGCGCGTGTAGACGGGATAGTCGTCCATGCCGTCGATCTGCGCGCGCTTGATTTCGCTGTCCCAATAAGCGCCCTTGACCAGCCGGATCATCAGGCGCTTGCCGCTGCGCTTGGCCAGGTCGATGACGTAGTCGATCACGTAGGGGCAACGCTTCTGGTAAGCCTGGATGACGAAACCGATGCCCTTCCAGCCCTTCAGGTCCGGCTCGAAGCACAGGCGTTCCAGCAGGTCGAGCGACAGCTCAAGGCGGTCCGCTTCTTCCGCATCGATGTTCAAGCCGATGTCGAAGCCGCGCGCCATGCGGGCGAGATGCAGGATGATGGGATAAAGCTCGGCTTGCACGCGATCGACCTGGGCGCGGTTGTAGCGCGGGTGCAGCGCCGATAGCTTGATGGAGATGCCCGGGCCTTCGTAGACACCACGGCCGTTGGACGCGCGGCCGATCGCCTGGATCGCCTGCTCGTAGTCAGCCAGGTAGCGTTGCGCGTCAGCGGCGGTCAGCGCGGCTTCGCCCAGCATGTCGTAGGAATAGCGGAAACCCTTTTCTTCCAGAGGTTTGGCGTGCTGCAGCGCCTCGCCTATGGTTTCGCCGGTGACGAACTGCTGCCCCATCATCCGCATCGCCACATCGACGCCCTTGCGGATCAAAGGCTCACCGCCCTTGGCCACCAACCGGCGCAAAGCGGCGCCCAGACCTTTTTCGTTGTGCGCGGACACCAGCTTGCCGGTGACCAACAGGCCCCAGGCAGCCGCGTTCACGAAGGTCGAATTGCCGCGTCCGACGTGCTCTTTCCAGTTGCCGTTGCTGACCTTGTCGCGGATCAGCGCATCGCGCGTCGCCGTGTCTGGGATGCGCAGCAGCGCTTCAGCCAGGCACATCAATGCGATGCCCTCTTGCGACGACAGAGAGAATTCCTGCAGCAGGCCTTGCACCAGCCCCGCCTTGCCGCTGGCGCCCTTGCGCTCACGCAAGGCGCGCACGACGCGCATGGCCAGCTCGCGCGCACGCTCGGACATGTCGCCCGGCAGGCGGGCGCGTTCCAGCAACCACGGCACCGCTTCGGTTTCGGGCTTGCGCCACGCCGAGGTGATGGCCTCGCGCAAGGCGTCGCGCGGCTCGATGGGGGTGACGTGGGCGTAGGGATTGTCGGCGGAAGCCGGGGCTGCAGCGGAATGGGGGACAGCGTCGAACATTTCTGGAATGGTCCAATCATCAACAAATCGGCCCTTGTGCCGATTTTTCCGCGATTATGAGTTGGAATATCGCGAATTTCTGACCATAATTAGCCATATATTTAGTGAAAAACTCAAAAATAGGCTCTTTATGGCTGGCGGCGAAATCACGCTCGATCGTATCGACGTAAAAATCCTCGATCTTTTGCAGAAAGACGGGCGAATTCCCAACACCAAGCTCGCCGAGGAGGTGTCCTTGTCACCCACCGCCGTCCTGGCCCGGGTGCAGCGGCTGACGCGCGAGGGATACATCCTGGGATATGAGGCGCGCCTCAACCCCGACAAGTTGAAGGCGGGTTTCCTGGTATTTGTCGAAGTGCTGCTGGACCGGACCACCCACAATGTGTTCGAAGAATTCAAGCTGGCCGTGCAGGACCGCCAGGAAATCATGGAATGCCACATGATGGCCGGTGGCTTCGACTACCTTCTGAAAACCCGTCATGAAGATATGGCGGGTTATCGCGCGTTCGCGGGACGCGTGTTGTGGCAACTGCCCGGTATCCGGGAGACACGCACGTACGCGGTCATGGAAGAGGTCAAGAGTTCGATGTGGCTGGACCTGACCTACGCGGTCTAGGCTGGGCGCTACAATCCCCCGCTTCCGGAAGCACGGCGCCCGGCGTCCCCCCCGTTACATCACGACGTCCCAAGCATGAAGCGCACTCCCGCCCCCTCCAAAGAAGCGACCGACGAGAAGGCCGACCGATCGGTGCTGGCCGTCGAGCGGACGCTTTCCATCCTGGATGTTTTCATCGGACACCAGGGTCCCATGAAGCTGCGCGACATCGAAGAAGCCACGGGCCTTTTTCATAGCGTCATCCTGCGCTACATGATCACGCTGGAGCGCCAGCGCTACATCCACCGGCTTGCCGATGGCAGCTACCAGTTGGGATCACGCGTCTATCAATTGGGCGCGACCTACGAACAGCAATTGGACCTGGGCAGCTATCTCATTCCGACGCTGGAAAAGATCGCCGCGCAAACGGGCGAAAGCGCCTGTTTCTTCAAGCTTGAACACGAGCGGCGCCTCTGCTTGTACCGGCGCGAGTCCAGCCAGACCTTGAAAGTCGGCATGCGCGCGGGGATATCCCTGCCGCTGGACGAAACGTGTACAAGCCAGGTGCTACGTGAGTTCAGCCAGGATGCGGATTGGCGGTCCCATTCCGCCGACACCCTTGTACGCCATTCCAGCGGCATTCAGGATCCCTGGACCGCATCGATGTCGACGCCGGTATTCAAGGCCGACAATCGCCTGCTCGGTGCGCTGACGATCTCGGGTCCGCGCTTCCGCTTCGACGTCCTCGACACAGGCACGCAACGCCTGCTGCTGCAGGAAGCCATCAGCTTGTCCGAACGCCTGGGCAGCGACTACCGCCCCGCCCTGCCCCTGCTCGGCTCCCCACCGAACGCCTAGGGTTATTCCCGCGTTGTGCAAGCGCACAAAAAACGGCTTAATCACTTTACATACAGCGTGTATGAGAACGAACGTCCTATTAAAAGCGGAACTGATCAAGGGGATTTCGCATGGGTATGAGTTCTGGAAATAGCCGTTTTCTGGCTAAAGCCGCCGCTGTGACCATCGGCCTCTGGCTGTGTGGCACGGCACACGCGGACCGGCTGGCCGACATCAAGTCGCGCGGGTCGCTGACTTGCGGAACCTTGTCCACCAACCAGCCCATGGGTTACCAGGATCCCAAGACTCGCGAAATCGTCGGTTTCGATGTCGATACCTGCGCCGCCATCGCCAAGCATATCGGCGTGAAGATGGAGCACAAGCCGGTCTCCGTCGAAGCGCGCATCCCCGAACTGGCCCTGGGCCGCGTGGACCTGATTGCCGCCGCCTTGGGCTACACGCCCGAACGGGCCAAGCAGATCGCATTCAGCGACATCCACTATCAGATTCCCATCAAGCTCATCGTTGCCGACGACAGCGCGTTCAAGACTCTGGACGATCTGAAAGGCAAGAAGATCAGCGCATCCAAGGGCTCGACGCCAGAACAGTTCGCGCGCCAGAAGATCGCCAACGCGGACGTCGTGACGTTCCAGGACAGCCCCTCGGCTTTTCTCGCGCTTCAACAACACAAGGTTGACGCCTTCGCCATCAGCTACCTGTCCGGCGTGCGCTACGTGACCGAGGGTGCCGGCTTCCACTGGATGGCCCCCGACCTGCATTGGGAACCCACGGGTATCGGCGTCAAGAAGGGCGAGCCCGCCCTTCTGAAAGCGGTGAACGACGCCCTGGCCCAGATGGACAAGACGGGTGAGATGGATGCAATCTGGGACAAGTGGTTCGGTCCGCAGACCCCCTACAAACTGGTACGCGAAAAGAAACTGACGCCCCTGTCCGCTTTCCAATAAACCGCGATGCAGACACTGGACTTCAGTTTTCTGCACGACGGCCCCTATGCACAATGGCTCATTCAGGGGGCCGCGCGATCCATCCTGCTGTTTCTCATATCCTGGTGCTGCGCGTTCGCGCTGGCCCTGCTGGTGGTCGCCCTGCGCGCCTCGCACTCCAGGATACTTGAGGGATTGTGCCGCGCCTTCGTCGCCTATCACCGCAACATCCCGGGGCTGGTGCAGATCTTCTTCTGGTACTTCGGCATATCTCAAATCCTGCCCAAGTCCTGGCAGATGGCCATCAACGCGGCGCACGGGGAATTCATCTTCGCCTTGATCGCCCTGGCCTTGAATGCCGCCGCGTATATGTCGGAGGACCTGCGCAGCGGCATCAAGTCCTTGTCCGGCACGCAGATGGAAGCCGCGCGGGCACTGGGTCTGAGCTACGTGCAGGCCATGCGCCGCGTTGTTCTGCCGCAGGCGCTGCGCATTGCGGTGCCGCCTATCGTCAACCAGACGCTAAGCCTGTTCAAGTCGACCAGCCTGGCCATGGCCATCGGCGTGGCGGAGATGACTTACGTCAGCCACCAGATCGAGAACGAAACCTTTCTTTCGTTCGAGACCTATGCCATCGCCTCGGTTTTCTATCTGGTCTGCTCGTTCACCATCATCGCTTGCGGCTCGTGGTTGCAGCGCCGCCTGATCATGACGACCGTAAAGGCATGACGACGCCATGACAGACATCATCAACATCCTGCACGACTACGGCCTTATCTTTCTTATCGGCCAATATCCGAACGGCCCGCTGGGCGGCCTGGCGCTGACGCTATGCCTGGCAGTCGGTGGCCTGATGCTGGCCTTCCCCCTGTCGGTGCTGGTCGGCATCGCCCGGACGTCCACGATCCCTGTCGTCGCCTTGCCGGCGCTGGCATTGACGACCACCGTGCGGGCCTTGCCTGTGCTGCTGATCATCTTCTGGGCCTATTTCATGGTCCCGCTGATCACCGGCCATACGGTCTCGGGCGTCACCACGGTAGTCTGCGCGCTGGTGCTCTATGAAACCGCCTTCCTGGCCGAGGTCATCCGCGCGGGTATCCAGGCCATCCCCAAAGGCCAGGTGGAGGCGTCCCGCTCGCTGGGCATGAGCTACGCCAAGACCATGCGCAAAATCGTGTTGCCGCAAGCCTTGCGGCAGATGACGCCCAGCATCCTCAACCAGTTCATCAATCTGATCAAGAACACGTCGCTGGGCTACATCATCAGCGTCAATGAGCTGACCTATTCCGCCTACCAGGTCAGTGGCCAGCTGCTGACCAAGCCCTTCCAGGTGTATTTCATCCTGGCCAGCTTCTATTTCATCGTCTGCTACCTGCTCAATCTGGCCGTGGGATACCTGGAGCGACGCAGTACGCCAGGCCTGCGTGCAAGCAGGGCTTGAGGAACCGCAACATGATCCGCTTTCACAACGTCGAGAAATGGTACGGGCAATACAAGGCGCTGGATCTCATCAACGAAGAGGTCGCCAAGGGTGAGGTGGTGGTCGTCTGCGGTCCATCCGGATCGGGGAAGTCGACCTTGATCCGCACCATCAATCGCCTCGAACCCATTCAGAAGGGCAATATCTACATCGACGGCAAGGATGTCCATAGCGAGAAGACGGACGTGAACCGTCTGCGCAGCGAAATCGGCTTCGTCTTCCAGCAGTTCAATCTGTTCCCGCACATGAATGTCATGCGCAATCTGACGTTGGCGCCTCTGGATGTACGGAAAGCCTCGGCAGGCGAAGCGCGCGACCAGGCCATGGCGCTGCTCGAAAAAGTGGGCCTTGCGAATAAGGCCGACGCCTATCCCGCGGAACTGTCCGGGGGCCAGCAACAGCGCGTGGCGATCGCCCGCGCGCTCGCCATGAAGCCGCCCGTCATGCTGTTCGATGAACCCACCAGCGCGCTCGACCCCGAAATGGTGGGCGAGGTGCTGCAAGTCATGAAGCAGCTGGCCAAGGATGGCATGACCATGGTCTGCGTGACCCACGAGATGGGCTTCGCGCGCGAGGTGGCCGACCGCGTCATCTTCATGGATCAAGGCAGCATCATCGAGACCAGCACGCCCGACCGCTTCTTTTCCACGCCCGACCACCCCCGCGCGCAGAAGTTCGTGTCCGATATTCGCCACGCTTGACTCTTGCGCAACACGCCCCGCCAAACGAGCTTCAAAACCCAGGCATCCAACCATGGCCTTCCTTTCCGACACGCTGTCCCGTATCAAGATTTCGTCCACGAATGCGATCACGCAGAAAGCCCGCGTCTTGAAAAGCGAGGGGCGCGATGTCATCGCGTTGAGCGCGGGCGAGCCGGATTTCGACACACCAGAGAACATCAAGCAGGCCGCCGTGGAGGCGCTGCTGCAAGGCAAGACCAAGTATCCGCCAGTCTGCGGTATTCCGGAGTTGCGCGCCGCCATCGTCGCGAAGCTGAAACGCGAGAACGGCCTGTCCTATGACGTCGCGGAGACCTTCGTCTCGGCCGGCGGCAAGCACATCATCTTCAACGTGCTCACCGCGACCCTCAATCCTGGCGACGAGGTCATCATCCCGGCGCCCTATTGGGTGTCGTATCCAGAGATGGTCAGCTTCAGCGCCGGTGTCCCGGTGATCGTGCCCACCACCCAGGCGGAGGGCTTCCGGCTGACGCCGCAGGCGCTCGAAGCGGCCATCACGCCGCGCACGAAGTGGCTGTTGATCAATTCCCCGTCCAATCCGTCCGGCGCGG is a window of Bordetella sp. N DNA encoding:
- a CDS encoding tripartite tricarboxylate transporter substrate binding protein translates to MGITALGKRRALAAAMVFAFVATAASATAYAADNWPDHAITLVVPFPTGGTTDVLARALGDQLSRTLGQPVIVENRPGAGATIGADYVAKSKPEGYVLLMGAVHHTIATSVYKSLNYDFQKDLAAIAPIAMVPNVLTINPTYTPAKTVAELVALAKKTPNGLSYGSNGFGTAQHLIGTQFQAQTGAPLLHVPYKGSGPLTTDLMGGQVAMSFDTMTTVLPQIKAGKLRALAVTTGTRSKALPDVPTLAEAGLPGFDIGTWFGVFAPAATPKPVLDKLSTDISRITASADFRQKLDAAGAEPMSATPAEFAQRIDAETKKFAKLVKENDLKVE
- a CDS encoding tartrate dehydrogenase, which encodes MKTYKIATIPGDGIGKEVVPAGRTLLEAVAATQGGLRFEFQDFDWGGDYYRKHGAMMPADGLDALRDKDAILFGSAGDANIPDHITLWGLRLKICQGFDQYANVRPTRILPGIDGPLKRCAPEDLDWVIVRENSEGEYSGVGGRVHQGHPIEAATDVSMMTRVGVERILRFAFRLAQSRPRKLLTVVTKSNAQRHAMVMWDEVAVQVAREFPDVTWDKELVDAATARMVNRPRTLDTIVATNLHADILSDLAAALAGSLGIAPTGNIDPERRYPSMFEPIHGSAFDIMGKGWANPVGTFWSVVMLLEHLGEDAAAKRVMAAIEAVTANPALHTRDLGGKAGTDDVTKAVCQHLSVNQAARAA
- a CDS encoding sterol desaturase family protein, which codes for MLTFIDRFFNIIAGNIDQYLVLPLLYKFGWMQWEELSFDWALVCVYGFFAVIATYAICWPLEALFPIEKWDDRKAVVTDAIYTVLNRVGVLPIVSFLLFYEVQVWVNGYIVDLGYIPPTLESMVPWLIGHPVVTFLAYALILDCADYWRHRLSHTFRGWYALHALHHAQRQMSFWSDDRNHLLDDLVAGVWFGIVGLAIGIPPLQFPLLFLFMRFVESLSHANIKVSFGWLGDRLLVSPRFHRLHHGLRAAGRRSCNYGAVFPFWDMLFGTADFSKEYPATGDKRAPEAMATGGYVAQQVSGLRFFRDELRAGRAKRVKG
- a CDS encoding LysR family transcriptional regulator, which produces MSQTAGLQAADLGFFVAVATAGSLSAAARDLGVSTAAVSKRLALLETRLGIPLLVRTTRRISATPEGDVLLERAKTILGEIDDLQQLLGRARDEPGGLLRVNATLGFGRMHVAPVISQYVKRYPGTEVQLQLSADPPSLDEDAFDICVRFGAPPDARFVATYLAPNRRLLCASPKYLREHGTPMTPNDLARHNCIGIRQGSDAYGMWRLAPRRRIRGAKAAATSKRQGEAVRVRGNLTTNDGEIAVNWALDGHGIVMRAEWDIQRYLASGRLVPVLEQYTTPEADIYAVYHQRHRMVSRIRSFVDFLAQRFETLSEQAPAR